A portion of the Krasilnikovia cinnamomea genome contains these proteins:
- the recN gene encoding DNA repair protein RecN — MLEELRITGLGVIEDTTLRLTAGMNVITGETGAGKTMVVTGLGLLFGGRADAGRVRADPGRAVVEGRLRLTGPLAASVQARVTDAGAEPDDDGTVLLSRTVTSEGRSRAHVGGRSMPVAMLAEVGEQVVAVHGQSDQLRLLRPAEQRAALDRFAGPEHEKLLETYREAFTRWRAAVDDLADRRRNARQRSQEADLLTLGLDEISRVDPQPGEDEDLRAEAQRLEHAEGLRTAAALAAQALAGGVETVDDTPDATQLLGTARRTLAAQSAVDPVLGDLAVRLEEAATLVGDVSSELSGYLEALDADPDRLAAVHERRAALRALTRKYADDVDGVIAWAENARARLAALDTSDELLEELDRERLRLEATVGELSGRLTAARQQAAGRFAEQVSVELAGLAMPHARVEVVVLARSAGRDEPLVRVDGRELAAGPDGADEVELRLLAHPGAPSLPLQKGASGGELSRVMLAIEVVFAGAGGPPTLVFDEVDAGVGGQAAVEIGRRLARLARTHQVLVVTHLPQVAAFADRHLVVAKDTGGAITTSGVRVVEEGERARELARMLAGLPDSDLGIAHAEELLAVAGQEKRG; from the coding sequence GTGCTGGAGGAGTTGCGCATCACCGGGCTCGGCGTCATCGAGGACACGACGCTGCGCCTGACGGCGGGAATGAACGTCATCACCGGTGAGACCGGCGCGGGCAAAACCATGGTGGTCACCGGGCTGGGCCTGCTGTTCGGCGGCCGGGCCGACGCGGGGCGGGTCCGGGCCGACCCGGGCCGCGCGGTCGTCGAGGGTCGCCTGCGCCTGACCGGCCCGCTGGCCGCCAGCGTCCAGGCCCGGGTCACCGACGCCGGTGCCGAGCCGGACGACGACGGCACGGTACTGCTCAGCCGGACGGTGACCAGCGAGGGCCGGTCCCGCGCCCACGTCGGCGGCCGGAGCATGCCGGTGGCGATGCTGGCCGAGGTCGGCGAGCAGGTGGTGGCGGTGCACGGGCAGTCCGACCAGTTGCGCCTGCTGCGCCCGGCCGAGCAGCGGGCCGCGCTGGACCGGTTCGCTGGTCCGGAGCACGAGAAGCTGCTGGAGACGTACCGGGAGGCGTTCACCCGCTGGCGGGCGGCGGTCGACGACCTGGCCGACCGGCGGCGCAACGCCCGCCAGCGCAGCCAGGAGGCCGATCTGCTGACCCTGGGGCTGGATGAGATCAGCCGGGTCGACCCCCAGCCCGGCGAGGACGAGGATCTGCGTGCCGAGGCGCAGCGGCTGGAGCACGCCGAGGGTTTGCGTACGGCGGCGGCGCTGGCCGCGCAGGCGTTGGCGGGCGGGGTGGAGACGGTCGACGACACCCCGGACGCGACCCAGCTGCTGGGCACCGCACGCCGTACCCTGGCCGCCCAGTCGGCGGTGGATCCGGTCCTGGGTGACCTCGCCGTCCGCCTGGAGGAGGCGGCCACCCTCGTGGGTGACGTGTCGTCGGAGTTGTCGGGCTATCTGGAGGCGCTGGACGCCGACCCGGACCGGCTGGCGGCGGTCCACGAGCGGCGGGCCGCGCTGCGGGCCCTCACCCGCAAGTACGCGGACGACGTCGACGGCGTCATCGCCTGGGCCGAGAACGCTCGTGCCCGGCTGGCCGCGCTGGACACCTCCGACGAGTTGCTGGAGGAGCTGGACCGCGAGCGGCTGCGGCTGGAGGCGACCGTGGGTGAGCTGTCGGGGCGGCTCACCGCGGCCCGGCAGCAGGCCGCGGGCCGGTTCGCTGAGCAGGTCAGTGTCGAACTGGCCGGGCTGGCGATGCCGCACGCGCGGGTGGAGGTGGTGGTGCTGGCCCGCTCGGCCGGCCGCGACGAGCCGCTGGTGCGGGTCGACGGCCGGGAGCTGGCCGCAGGCCCGGACGGGGCGGACGAGGTGGAGCTGCGGCTGCTGGCCCATCCGGGGGCGCCGAGCCTGCCGCTGCAGAAGGGCGCCTCGGGGGGTGAGCTGTCGCGGGTGATGCTGGCCATCGAGGTGGTGTTCGCCGGTGCGGGTGGCCCACCGACGCTGGTCTTCGACGAGGTCGACGCGGGCGTGGGCGGTCAGGCCGCGGTGGAGATCGGGCGGCGGCTGGCCCGGCTGGCGCGGACCCATCAGGTGCTGGTGGTGACGCATCTGCCGCAGGTGGCGGCGTTCGCCGACCGTCACCTGGTGGTCGCCAAGGACACCGGCGGCGCGATCACGACCAGCGGGGTGCGGGTCGTCGAGGAGGGGGAGCGGGCGCGGGAGCTGGCCCGGATGCTGGCCGGTTTGCCGGATTCCGACCTCGGCATCGCCCACGCGGAGGAGCTGCTGGCGGTGGCGGGTCAGGAAAAGCGGGGCTGA
- a CDS encoding NAD kinase has protein sequence MTRSALLVTHTGRRQSTQHARAVARDLIQAGFEVRVIAAEVADLDLPAGVTPVDDPAAAEGVEIVFALGGDGTFLRAAELARPVKAPLLGINLGKVGFLAEAEISDLDQTVRDIISGSYTVDERLTLDVRAEYDGRLIADSWALNEVSVEKGQRAQMLELLVDVDGRPLSRYGCDGVVCATPTGSTAYAFSAGGPVVWPEVEALLLVPISAHALFSKPLVTAPTSTLMLTVDPYTSFAVMCCDGRRTWDLPPGATVTVQRGDLPVRLVRLAPRPFTDTLVAKFALPVDGWRGNRR, from the coding sequence ATGACTCGCTCCGCCTTGCTGGTCACCCACACGGGTCGCCGGCAGAGCACCCAGCACGCCCGGGCGGTCGCCCGCGACCTGATCCAGGCGGGTTTCGAGGTGCGGGTCATCGCGGCGGAGGTCGCCGACCTGGACCTGCCCGCCGGGGTCACGCCGGTCGACGACCCGGCCGCGGCCGAGGGCGTGGAGATCGTTTTCGCGCTGGGCGGGGACGGCACCTTCCTGCGCGCGGCCGAGCTGGCCCGTCCCGTCAAGGCGCCGCTGCTGGGCATCAACCTCGGCAAGGTGGGTTTCCTCGCCGAGGCCGAGATCAGCGACCTTGACCAGACCGTGCGGGACATCATCTCCGGGTCGTACACGGTGGACGAACGGCTCACCCTCGACGTGCGGGCCGAGTACGACGGGCGGCTGATCGCCGACTCCTGGGCGCTCAACGAGGTCAGCGTCGAGAAGGGGCAGCGGGCGCAGATGCTCGAACTGCTCGTGGACGTCGACGGGCGGCCGCTGTCGCGCTACGGCTGCGACGGCGTGGTGTGTGCCACTCCGACCGGGTCGACCGCGTACGCGTTCTCGGCCGGTGGGCCGGTGGTGTGGCCCGAGGTGGAGGCGCTGCTGCTGGTGCCGATCAGCGCGCATGCCCTGTTCAGTAAGCCGTTGGTGACCGCGCCCACCTCCACTCTCATGCTCACGGTGGATCCGTACACGTCGTTCGCGGTGATGTGCTGCGACGGTCGGCGTACCTGGGATCTGCCGCCGGGGGCGACGGTGACGGTGCAGCGCGGGGATCTTCCGGTACGCCTGGTGCGGCTGGCGCCGCGGCCGTTCACGGACACGCTGGTGGCCAAGTTCGCCCTGCCGGTGGACGGCTGGCGGGGGAATCGACGCTGA
- a CDS encoding TlyA family RNA methyltransferase: MARRARLDAELVRRKLARSREQAAALVAAGRVQVRGTVAHKVAAMIDPADPVLVTGDDPGSEYVSRGGHKLAGALAAFAPDGLAVAGRRCLDAGASTGGFTDVLLRSGAAHVVAVDVGYGQLAWPLRTDDRVTVLERTNVRTLAPEAIGGPVELTVADLSFISLRLVLPALAACTGADGDLALMVKPQFEVGKERVGAGGVVRDPALRAEAVLEVAAAAAGLGLGVAGVTASPLPGPSGNVEFFLWFRRDAPPADEERVRAVVAAGPSGGVASGGPAPEPSG, from the coding sequence ATGGCCCGCCGCGCCCGTCTCGACGCTGAGCTTGTCCGCCGCAAGCTGGCCCGCTCCCGGGAGCAGGCCGCCGCGCTCGTCGCGGCCGGCCGGGTCCAGGTGCGCGGCACCGTGGCCCACAAGGTCGCCGCCATGATCGACCCGGCGGATCCGGTCCTGGTCACCGGCGACGACCCCGGCAGCGAGTACGTGTCCCGGGGCGGGCACAAGCTCGCGGGCGCGCTGGCCGCCTTCGCCCCGGACGGGCTGGCCGTCGCGGGCCGGCGGTGCCTGGACGCGGGTGCCTCCACCGGTGGTTTCACCGACGTCCTGTTGCGCTCGGGCGCCGCGCATGTCGTGGCGGTCGACGTCGGCTACGGCCAGCTCGCCTGGCCGCTGCGCACCGACGACCGGGTCACCGTCCTGGAACGCACCAACGTGCGCACCCTGGCCCCGGAGGCGATCGGGGGGCCGGTGGAGCTGACCGTGGCGGACCTGTCGTTCATCTCGCTGCGGTTGGTCCTGCCCGCGCTGGCGGCCTGTACCGGCGCCGACGGTGACCTGGCGCTGATGGTCAAACCTCAGTTCGAGGTGGGTAAGGAGCGGGTGGGTGCGGGCGGCGTCGTCCGGGATCCCGCGCTGCGGGCGGAGGCGGTGCTGGAGGTGGCGGCGGCGGCCGCCGGTCTCGGCCTCGGGGTGGCCGGGGTGACCGCGAGCCCGCTGCCGGGGCCCAGCGGAAACGTCGAGTTCTTCCTGTGGTTCCGCCGCGATGCGCCACCGGCCGACGAAGAGCGCGTACGGGCCGTGGTCGCGGCGGGGCCCTCCGGCGGGGTAGCCTCCGGCGGGCCGGCGCCCGAACCGTCCGGCTGA
- a CDS encoding histone H1-like repetitive region-containing protein — MQDAWRAYLEMALGLTEEPRRKVQKAAGELINRGGETAVQLQGLVADVVGAGLANREALTTIVRYEVDRALGLVGLATAEEVADLTTRVRDLERQLRDARARAAAAEAGGGTPAAGDGETGGGGAQATAAAQPAKKTVAKKTVAKKTVAKKTVAKKTVAKKAVAENAVAQKAVAKTAVAKKTVAKKAIAKAAVTPEAVAGDAGTAGAGVKEAAASKAAASKAAASKAAASKAAATTGAEVANTAATKAVAKTAVAKKAAAKTAVPKTAVAKKAVAKKAVATKVAAEKTGETGAARAGTAQSGSASTVAKKAVAKTAVAKKTAPNALPSSAATPTPAPSARKAAKKAAPAGSAAKSAPAKVPGARNAPAPAGPGEAPTASAPAGLGKAPTASAPAGLGKAPTAPAPAGPSNAPGALTKQAVTAPETPTSIDAPAVASNPAGLSEGAAAGPGADRATGQTTGGQAPAPATPPVTERSTETETPW, encoded by the coding sequence ATGCAGGACGCATGGCGGGCGTATCTGGAAATGGCGCTCGGCTTGACCGAGGAGCCGCGCCGCAAGGTCCAGAAGGCGGCCGGTGAGCTGATCAACCGCGGCGGTGAGACGGCGGTACAGCTGCAGGGTCTCGTAGCGGATGTGGTCGGCGCCGGACTCGCCAACCGGGAGGCGCTCACCACGATCGTGCGCTACGAGGTTGACCGCGCCCTCGGGCTCGTCGGCCTGGCCACCGCGGAAGAGGTCGCCGATCTGACCACGCGGGTCCGGGACCTGGAGCGTCAGCTCCGCGATGCGCGAGCCCGCGCCGCAGCCGCCGAGGCCGGTGGTGGCACGCCGGCCGCGGGCGACGGCGAGACCGGTGGGGGCGGCGCCCAGGCAACTGCCGCGGCACAGCCCGCGAAGAAGACCGTGGCAAAGAAGACCGTGGCAAAGAAGACCGTGGCAAAGAAGACCGTGGCAAAGAAGACCGTGGCAAAGAAGGCTGTCGCGGAGAACGCGGTGGCACAGAAGGCCGTCGCCAAGACGGCTGTCGCGAAGAAGACTGTGGCGAAGAAGGCCATCGCGAAAGCGGCCGTGACGCCCGAGGCTGTGGCGGGTGACGCTGGAACAGCGGGCGCGGGAGTCAAGGAGGCAGCGGCGAGCAAGGCAGCGGCGAGCAAGGCAGCGGCCAGCAAGGCAGCGGCCAGCAAGGCCGCGGCGACGACTGGCGCCGAGGTGGCGAACACCGCGGCGACGAAGGCCGTGGCTAAGACGGCTGTCGCGAAGAAGGCCGCCGCCAAGACAGCCGTACCCAAGACGGCTGTCGCGAAGAAGGCTGTCGCGAAGAAGGCCGTGGCCACGAAGGTGGCGGCCGAGAAGACCGGGGAAACCGGAGCCGCTCGGGCCGGGACCGCGCAGAGCGGGAGCGCGAGCACTGTCGCGAAGAAGGCCGTCGCCAAGACGGCGGTGGCGAAGAAGACGGCGCCGAACGCCCTGCCATCGTCCGCCGCTACGCCCACGCCCGCGCCGTCGGCCCGCAAGGCCGCCAAGAAGGCGGCGCCGGCCGGATCCGCCGCGAAGAGCGCACCCGCCAAGGTCCCGGGAGCGCGGAACGCGCCAGCGCCAGCGGGCCCTGGCGAGGCACCCACCGCGTCGGCACCAGCGGGCCTTGGGAAGGCACCCACCGCGTCGGCACCAGCGGGCCTTGGGAAGGCGCCTACCGCGCCAGCGCCAGCGGGCCCGAGCAACGCACCGGGCGCGCTGACGAAGCAGGCCGTGACCGCGCCCGAGACGCCAACGTCGATCGACGCTCCGGCCGTGGCGTCGAACCCGGCCGGGCTGTCGGAGGGCGCGGCCGCCGGTCCCGGCGCTGACCGGGCCACCGGGCAGACGACCGGCGGACAGGCACCGGCGCCCGCGACCCCACCGGTGACCGAGCGGTCGACCGAAACGGAGACGCCCTGGTGA
- a CDS encoding alkyl sulfatase C-terminal domain-containing protein codes for MASVDECRQALLDLAARLDANAETRGRLDLDRTLACRIPDLDAAFHGRLADGRLVDITDGDDPRAKIALVANSDDLIAVVAGRLDVTRAVATRQVTIKANPFDLLKLRKLL; via the coding sequence ATGGCCAGCGTGGACGAGTGCCGGCAAGCGCTGCTGGACCTCGCCGCCCGCCTCGACGCCAACGCCGAGACCCGGGGCAGACTCGACCTCGACCGCACCCTGGCGTGCCGGATCCCCGACCTGGACGCGGCCTTCCACGGCCGGCTCGCCGACGGACGCCTCGTCGACATCACCGACGGGGACGACCCTCGGGCGAAGATCGCACTCGTGGCGAACAGCGACGATCTGATCGCCGTCGTGGCCGGCCGCCTCGATGTCACCCGGGCGGTGGCAACGCGTCAGGTGACCATCAAGGCGAACCCGTTCGACCTGTTGAAGCTGCGCAAGCTGCTGTAG
- a CDS encoding HAD-IIA family hydrolase, with translation MSDRLVDGYDLVVFDLDGVVYLIDKPIPGAAEAVGTLHAEGTAIAYATNNASRRAADVAALLTGMGVPASADEVLTSAGAAAVMLADDLPAGAPVLVVGAEALRAEVREQGLTPVERLEDAPVAVVQGYGPDVGWRVLAEAALAVRKGATWIATNTDRTLPSPRGPLPGNGSLVSVLRTALDRDPDVVVGKPSPALFRAAASRSGATRPLVVGDRLDTDIEGAVGAGMDCLLVLTGVTGPVDLLTAPPARRPGYVAADLSGLFAPADAAQLLPPDADSAGGWRLADDGGAVRLTGDGTPVDALRLLCGRVWDGVAPGDVRAGSDAARELLTSWGLPG, from the coding sequence GTGAGTGATCGGCTGGTCGACGGGTACGACCTCGTAGTATTCGACCTCGACGGGGTCGTCTATCTCATCGACAAGCCGATCCCGGGCGCCGCCGAGGCGGTCGGCACGCTGCATGCCGAGGGCACGGCGATCGCGTACGCGACGAACAACGCGTCCCGCCGGGCCGCCGACGTCGCCGCGCTGCTGACCGGCATGGGCGTGCCCGCATCTGCCGACGAGGTGCTCACCTCGGCCGGGGCCGCGGCGGTGATGCTGGCGGACGACCTGCCCGCGGGCGCACCCGTACTCGTGGTCGGCGCGGAGGCACTGCGCGCCGAGGTGCGCGAGCAGGGCCTGACGCCGGTGGAGCGGCTGGAGGACGCGCCGGTCGCGGTGGTACAGGGCTACGGCCCCGACGTCGGCTGGCGGGTCCTCGCCGAGGCCGCCCTGGCGGTGCGGAAGGGTGCGACCTGGATCGCCACGAACACTGACCGTACGCTGCCCAGCCCGCGCGGTCCGCTGCCCGGAAACGGCTCGCTGGTCTCCGTGCTGCGTACCGCGCTGGACCGGGACCCGGACGTGGTCGTGGGCAAGCCGTCGCCGGCCCTGTTCCGGGCGGCCGCGTCGCGGTCCGGGGCGACGCGTCCCCTGGTGGTCGGTGACCGGCTCGACACGGACATCGAGGGCGCGGTCGGTGCGGGCATGGACTGCCTGCTCGTGCTGACCGGGGTGACCGGTCCGGTGGATCTACTGACCGCGCCGCCGGCCCGGCGGCCGGGATACGTAGCGGCGGACCTGTCGGGACTGTTCGCGCCCGCCGACGCCGCGCAACTGCTACCGCCGGACGCCGACTCGGCCGGTGGGTGGCGCCTGGCGGATGACGGCGGGGCGGTGAGGTTGACGGGCGACGGCACACCGGTCGACGCGTTGCGGCTGCTCTGCGGCCGGGTCTGGGACGGCGTGGCGCCCGGCGACGTGCGGGCGGGTTCGGACGCGGCCCGCGAGCTGCTGACGAGCTGGGGACTGCCGGGCTGA
- a CDS encoding Replicase polyprotein 1ab, with amino-acid sequence MSRDVADRVARHLVAAGQIIDEDSDLALQHAIAARRLASRIAAVREAVGLAAYAAGDWATAISELRTYHRMSGRQTHLAELADCERALGRPERAIDLYRGADREALDKAGAIELLIVAAGARGDLGQHDAAVAMLQVRELTGDGEAEWAPRLRYAYADALLSAGRRDEAREWFARAATADEDGLTDAAERLLELDGVDFADDGEDDQDGDDGEQPYAEDAAADLDEDDEDEEAGPEGFLDDDESGLDPEDFDDDAEAADESAGRRGGADDGPRDEQKALGDEFVVTTDEDGDDGRAKA; translated from the coding sequence TTGTCTCGCGACGTCGCCGACCGGGTCGCCCGGCATCTCGTCGCGGCCGGACAGATCATCGACGAGGACTCGGATCTGGCCCTGCAGCATGCGATCGCGGCTCGGCGGCTCGCGTCGCGGATCGCCGCGGTGCGGGAGGCCGTCGGACTCGCGGCGTACGCGGCGGGGGATTGGGCGACCGCGATCTCGGAGCTGCGTACGTACCATCGCATGTCGGGCCGGCAGACCCACCTGGCCGAACTGGCCGACTGCGAGCGCGCGCTGGGCCGCCCGGAACGGGCGATCGATCTGTACCGCGGTGCGGACCGTGAGGCCCTCGACAAGGCCGGGGCGATCGAGTTGCTCATCGTGGCGGCCGGGGCGCGCGGCGACCTTGGCCAGCACGACGCCGCGGTGGCGATGCTCCAGGTTCGCGAGCTCACCGGTGATGGTGAGGCGGAATGGGCGCCGCGGCTGCGGTATGCGTACGCGGATGCGCTGCTGTCGGCAGGGCGCCGCGACGAGGCGCGGGAGTGGTTCGCGCGGGCGGCGACCGCCGACGAGGACGGCTTGACCGACGCGGCGGAACGGTTGCTGGAACTCGACGGCGTCGACTTCGCCGACGACGGGGAGGACGACCAGGACGGCGACGACGGTGAGCAGCCGTACGCCGAAGACGCCGCGGCGGACCTCGACGAGGACGACGAGGACGAGGAGGCGGGGCCGGAAGGCTTCCTGGACGACGACGAGTCCGGTCTGGACCCAGAGGACTTCGACGACGATGCTGAAGCGGCGGACGAGTCGGCGGGTCGCCGTGGCGGGGCGGACGACGGCCCGCGCGACGAGCAGAAGGCGCTCGGGGACGAGTTCGTGGTAACCACCGACGAAGACGGCGACGACGGGCGGGCAAAGGCGTGA